From the Etheostoma spectabile isolate EspeVRDwgs_2016 unplaced genomic scaffold, UIUC_Espe_1.0 scaffold00000808, whole genome shotgun sequence genome, one window contains:
- the cunh2orf76 gene encoding UPF0538 protein C2orf76 homolog codes for MAAAAVVTVRLVRSFEHRNFKPVVFHGVQLDQTVHDFIQLVRDDIATRPGLPPPFKKYAYDTMKIIHQAHGAKTNELVMSLEDDEKLILQDSQTLTAAGVANETEVAFFRQEDYIIYKANPQTAW; via the exons ATGGCCGCTGCAGCTGTGGTCACCGTGCGACTGGTCCGCTCCTTCGAGCACCGAAACTTCAAACCAGTAGTGTTTCACGGAGTCCAGTTAGACCAGACGGTGCATGACTTCATACAGCTGGTCAGAGACG ATATAGCAACACGGCCGGGGCTTCCTCCTCCTTTCAAGAAATACGCCTATG acACAATGAAGATTATCCACCAAGCACATGGAGCAAAG ACTAATGAGTTGGTGATGAGTTTAGAAGACGATGAAAAGCTGATCCTGCAGGATAGCCAAACCCTTACAGCTGCTGGCGTTG CCAATGAAACAGAAGTGGCCTTCTTTAGACAGGAAGACTACATCATCTATAAAGCCAATCCCCAAACTGCTTGGTGA